A segment of the Carya illinoinensis cultivar Pawnee chromosome 1, C.illinoinensisPawnee_v1, whole genome shotgun sequence genome:
ATTGCTCCTACTCTCCACTTCTGCCACACCCAGTCCACCAGCATGAACTCCTCAGACGATGCATCGGAATTAATGGGTCTTCTACCACATGCGACTTCGAGCAACAGAGCACCAAAGGCAAAAACATCCGAACTGGTTGTAGCCTTACCTGTGCGCGTGAGCTCAGGTGCCAAATAACCCAGCGTGCCGACCACCCTGGTAGTCCTTGGTTTGGACCCGTGCTCGTACAGCTTGGCAAGACCAAAATCACTCAGCTTTGGGTTAAACTCAgaatccaataaaacatttccTGCCTTTATGTCTCTGTGAACTACAGTTTGCTCCCACTGCTCATGTAAGTAGAGAAGCCCTGAAGCCACTCCTTTGATGACCTTGAACCTTTGCTCCCAGCTCAGGGTTGCTTTAGGCTCATCAAAGAGATACCTGTCCAAGCTTCCATTAGGCATGAAATCATACACAAGAAGTAGATCAGCTTCCCGACGACACCAACCCAGTAATTGAACCAAGTTTCTGTGGCGCAGACGACCAATAATAGCAACCTCTGATACGAACTCTTGCAAACCCTGTTTTGAGTCATGGGAGATACGCTTAACAGCAATTTGGGTATCGGAATTTGGCAGGACTCCTTTATAAACTCGACCGAATCCACCAGACCCAATTAGCTCTTTGTCTCTGAAACCCCTCGTCGCTTGGTTCAGCTCCTGGTAAGGAAATCTATGAGGACCAATATCATGCTCCCAGGCTTCAATCACATCAGCCGTCTTAATTCTCCAGATGATGTAAAAAGCCAAAgcagtcaccaaaatcacagcCAAAACGCATGAAACCGAGACGCCAACAATTAGGCCTGTGTGATTCTTTTTGGTGTTAGTAGGAATCTTGGGTAGTTGGCCTAGATTGATAGTTCTGGCAACTCCATTCCTGTTGAAGCTCCAACCGAGTATATAATGCGAGCTTGTGAATGCGCCAGTGGCTGCAGAAAACCCTACGTACATGGATTCTTGAAGAAACTGTGAGAGGTTTACTTTATAGGACAAAATTGAAGACCTGGGTTTGGTAGAATCCATCGCAATCCTCACGTCTAATTGATTTAGTGGAGAATTATAGTCGATCCATGCCTGAATTACCAGACCACTTGTCAGGTTAAGGTCAACCTTGTTCGTGTCACTACCAACCTGAAATTGCTGGACCGGAACAGATACGTTCGATAGTATGCTGTTGATGTCGATGCCAACGTGGTTTCCATTCTGCTCATTATTGAACTCATTGTTCTTGAAAGTGTCGAATTCGACAGCGATTATGTAGTTCGAGTGACGACCACTATTGTTGGCGTTGAATAGGCCAAGAAAAGAGCCCGCCGCACTCCCAAGAAGCTCTTTTGAAGCAGAGATCGTGAACGCGAGGCCATCCCCGCCTGGTTCCGCAGGCCGGTTGACTATAGCAAAAGCGAAGGAAGTAGAGAAGGACATGGCGTTGCCGCTGGAGTTCTTGAGTTGAATTGGGCGGAAATAAAACGCGTGGCCTTGTTCCATGCCCGTGTAATTTGTAAGGCGAATTAGGCCATTGTTCTCAATGGATGCAATGCCGTTTAAGCTCATGTTGTTGCTTGCAGCACCGAACCCTCGGCTGAACCCATTCAACAAGGTATCGGCATCGTCCACATCGGGCCTTACGGGATACAGGAGCAGAAGGAGaacccagagagagagaaagcttGTTGCCATGGAGAAcagaaagttaaaagttgatcAGCTCTGTGAAGATGAGTGTATTATTGTTGGACACGGGAGGGCGAATGCGGAAAAATATTGGATTGTCAttttatagagagagaaatttGAAGGGCGAATAAAGTAAGAGCAAACCTTATAAATGGTCCGGCTGTTTTCAGCCGAAGAGCAGCTCACCATTAACTAATTGACACCTAGGCATTCCATTACATCTATGGTATAGTTACACTACATCTGATTAGAATTAGGCAATCCCGTCGCCCCCTCTCGCACCCCCTGGCTGGAACTCGCAACACCTTTCTTTGCCCGTTCGTCTTCATCTCCTCCCGCGACATAGAGGATCTCGCACGGCACCCACCTATTGGCTTCGTCTCCTCTCATCACACGGGAGCTCTCGCATGGCACCTCCCTCTCGCCCCTTCATCATACGACAAATTCTTAATCCAAAGTGCAGAGCAACAAAGCgtgaaaaggaaacaaaaattgagACTGAGATTAAATTTCTATAAACCCatctaaaatgaaaaatcatttcACTGGTAAACTACCTGTGCGAAACCCCTTCCCCAGATTGCCGCTCCATGAACTGCCGCACTGTGAGAAACGTTCATCCGTCGCTGCCACCTGTATAGCTCAACTCAACtagcttctctctttttctgttGATCATTTTTTCATACGTGGGATTTGGTGTTCATTTGAGTACAAACATGGGTTAAGTTACATAATTTTAAGAGCATTTTAAACTCAGACTTTTGTCAAACCGTTAGGGGGCTTAATCTTGATATCTATTTCTCTTAT
Coding sequences within it:
- the LOC122291251 gene encoding L-type lectin-domain containing receptor kinase S.4-like isoform X2, with the protein product MATSFLSLWVLLLLLYPVRPDVDDADTLLNGFSRGFGAASNNMSLNGIASIENNGLIRLTNYTGMEQGHAFYFRPIQLKNSSGNAMSFSTSFAFAIVNRPAEPGGDGLAFTISASKELLGSAAGSFLGLFNANNSGRHSNYIIAVEFDTFKNNEFNNEQNGNHVGIDINSILSNVSVPVQQFQVGSDTNKVDLNLTSGLVIQAWIDYNSPLNQLDVRIAMDSTKPRSSILSYKVNLSQFLQESMYVGFSAATGAFTSSHYILGWSFNRNGVARTINLGQLPKIPTNTKKNHTGLIVGVSVSCVLAVILVTALAFYIIWRIKTADVIEAWEHDIGPHRFPYQELNQATRGFRDKELIGSGGFGRVYKGVLPNSDTQIAVKRISHDSKQGLQEFVSEVAIIGRLRHRNLVQLLGWCRREADLLLVYDFMPNGSLDRYLFDEPKATLSWEQRFKVIKGVASGLLYLHEQWEQTVVHRDIKAGNVLLDSEFNPKLSDFGLAKLYEHGSKPRTTRVVGTLGYLAPELTRTGKATTSSDVFAFGALLLEVACGRRPINSDASSEEFMLVDWVWQKWRVGAILGVMDPKLGGKFDVSEAVLVLKLGLMCSNDAQEARPTMRQLVRYLEGELALQEEVAEPYRKKVRGATATDSFENFLKSFPTTSSYSQKESTWTSVCNSGSGDAETGLTPPFSIFNKKRPGVRQSSV
- the LOC122291251 gene encoding L-type lectin-domain containing receptor kinase S.4-like isoform X3; amino-acid sequence: MSLNGIASIENNGLIRLTNYTGMEQGHAFYFRPIQLKNSSGNAMSFSTSFAFAIVNRPAEPGGDGLAFTISASKELLGSAAGSFLGLFNANNSGRHSNYIIAVEFDTFKNNEFNNEQNGNHVGIDINSILSNVSVPVQQFQVGSDTNKVDLNLTSGLVIQAWIDYNSPLNQLDVRIAMDSTKPRSSILSYKVNLSQFLQESMYVGFSAATGAFTSSHYILGWSFNRNGVARTINLGQLPKIPTNTKKNHTGLIVGVSVSCVLAVILVTALAFYIIWRIKTADVIEAWEHDIGPHRFPYQELNQATRGFRDKELIGSGGFGRVYKGVLPNSDTQIAVKRISHDSKQGLQEFVSEVAIIGRLRHRNLVQLLGWCRREADLLLVYDFMPNGSLDRYLFDEPKATLSWEQRFKVIKGVASGLLYLHEQWEQTVVHRDIKAGNVLLDSEFNPKLSDFGLAKLYEHGSKPRTTRVVGTLGYLAPELTRTGKATTSSDVFAFGALLLEVACGRRPINSDASSEEFMLVDWVWQKWRVGAILGVMDPKLGGKFDVSEAVLVLKLGLMCSNDAQEARPTMRQLVRYLEGELALQEEVAEPYRKKVRGATATDSFENFLKSFPTTSSYSQKESTWTSVCNSGSGDAETGLTPPFSIFNKKRPGVRHEISKLLCSLSFIFYFLFFFLYLFFVHMCSQY
- the LOC122291251 gene encoding L-type lectin-domain containing receptor kinase S.4-like isoform X1, which codes for MATSFLSLWVLLLLLYPVRPDVDDADTLLNGFSRGFGAASNNMSLNGIASIENNGLIRLTNYTGMEQGHAFYFRPIQLKNSSGNAMSFSTSFAFAIVNRPAEPGGDGLAFTISASKELLGSAAGSFLGLFNANNSGRHSNYIIAVEFDTFKNNEFNNEQNGNHVGIDINSILSNVSVPVQQFQVGSDTNKVDLNLTSGLVIQAWIDYNSPLNQLDVRIAMDSTKPRSSILSYKVNLSQFLQESMYVGFSAATGAFTSSHYILGWSFNRNGVARTINLGQLPKIPTNTKKNHTGLIVGVSVSCVLAVILVTALAFYIIWRIKTADVIEAWEHDIGPHRFPYQELNQATRGFRDKELIGSGGFGRVYKGVLPNSDTQIAVKRISHDSKQGLQEFVSEVAIIGRLRHRNLVQLLGWCRREADLLLVYDFMPNGSLDRYLFDEPKATLSWEQRFKVIKGVASGLLYLHEQWEQTVVHRDIKAGNVLLDSEFNPKLSDFGLAKLYEHGSKPRTTRVVGTLGYLAPELTRTGKATTSSDVFAFGALLLEVACGRRPINSDASSEEFMLVDWVWQKWRVGAILGVMDPKLGGKFDVSEAVLVLKLGLMCSNDAQEARPTMRQLVRYLEGELALQEEVAEPYRKKVRGATATDSFENFLKSFPTTSSYSQKESTWTSVCNSGSGDAETGLTPPFSIFNKKRPGVRHEISKLLCSLSFIFYFLFFFLYLFFVHMCSQY